In Eleutherodactylus coqui strain aEleCoq1 chromosome 11, aEleCoq1.hap1, whole genome shotgun sequence, a single window of DNA contains:
- the TMEM80 gene encoding transmembrane protein 80 produces the protein MALTRRGKSSLVRSSVPLQILLYINVPYYVFYFVATLLMIIYKCQVFSYPDSNLALDLGLLFLMAILESVRLYLGTMGNLTEEELPLGFSLFFTAGNVMLSVYFLIWETYILRADVIINAILLTLYGLEAVLELFTIAAFFR, from the exons ATGGCGCTGACCAGAAGAG GGAAGAGCTCGCTGGTT CGCTCATCGGTTCCACTGCAGATCCTACTTTACATCAATGTTCCATATTACGTCTTTTATTTTGTAGCAACGCTCCTTATGATCATTTATAAAT GTCAGGTCTTCAGTTATCCTGACTCTAATTTGGCATTAGATCTTGGTCTCCTCTTCTTGATGGCGATTCTGGAATCTGTCAGGTTGTACTTGG GAACAATGGGAAATTTGACAGAAGAAGAGCTTCCCTTAGGCTTCAGTCTGTTCTTCACTGCTGGCAATGTCATGCTGTCtgtatattttctcatatggGAGACTTATATCCTGAGAGCAGACGTAATTATCAACGCTATCCTATTGACCCTGTATGGGTTGGAAGCCGTCCTAGAGCTGTTCACCATTGCAGCATTCTTCCGGTAA